In a genomic window of Brassica rapa cultivar Chiifu-401-42 chromosome A10, CAAS_Brap_v3.01, whole genome shotgun sequence:
- the LOC117129315 gene encoding uncharacterized protein LOC117129315: protein MAGSYSLIPAYLGLLQRSDEGTLCSMEQNDEPEGSTRFKYCFVAYGASVAGYAFMRKVVVVDGTSMKGKYGGCLLSAAAQDGNFQIFPLAFAVVDSENDNAWKWLFQKLSTFVSDCPELVFISDRHASIYTGLRKVRTIPFTNTCNAMARSDIYIAIPFSTPFDPTIFVTGFTHWTRAHFKGQRYNIMDSNIAKSWNGAIKEAREYPLIMMLEYIRTTVMGWLALRRAKANDEKGTLTPNVRKLVEENYDLSTALAVRDISELGFQVQDPRGECFTVNLAVGSCSCREYDEIGIPCPHALAASSKVGFPSDAMVAPAYRVPTWRQGFAGNIYPVPSVGRSQVGSYTTAELLPLQSADHLDVLGRFA, encoded by the exons ATGGCCGGGAGCTATTCACTGATTCCTGCATATCTGGGATTGTTGCAACGCTCAGACGAAGGCACCCTTTGCTCTATGGAGCAAAACGATGAACCAGAGGGGAGCACACGCTTTAAATACTGCTTTGTTGCTTATGGAGCGTCTGTAGCAGGGTACGCCTTCATGAGGAAAGTAGTCGTTGTTGACGGCACTTCAATGAAAGGGAAGTATGGCGGGTGCCTCTTATCCGCAGCCGCACAGGACGgaaatttccaaatatttccTCTTGCTTTTGCGGTTGTTGATAGCGAAAACGATAATGCGTGGAAATGGTTATTCCAGAAGCTGAGCACATTTGTCAGTGACTGCCCGGAGCTTGTCTTTATCTCGGACAGACATGCTAGCATTTACACCGGTCTTCGTAAG GTTCGTACTATTCCATTTACTAATACATGTAATGCTATGGCACGTAGTGATATATACATTGCTATTCCATTTTCGACCCCATTTGACCCGACTATCTTCGTCACAGGGTTTACGCACTGGACAAGAGCACACTTCAAAGGTCAAAGATACAATATAATGGACTCCAACATAGCTAAGTCATGGAATGGCGCCATTAAAGAAGCAAGAGAGTATCCACTGATCATGATGCTCGAGTACATACGTACAACGGTGATGGGTTGGTTGGCATTGCGTCGTGCAAAAGCAAACGACGAGAAGGGAACATTGACACCAAATGTGCGTAAACTTGTTGAAGAAAACTATGACCTCTCAACTGCCTTAGCTGTGCGTGACATAAGTGAACTAGGGTTCCAAGTGCAAGACCCTAGGGGAGAGTGTTTCACCGTTAACTTAGCCGTTGGAAGTTGTTCTTGTAGAGAGTATGACGAAATTGGGATCCCCTGTCCGCATGCTCTAGCAGCATCCTCGAAGGTTGGGTTTCCATCTGACGCAATGGTTGCACCAGCGTATCGGGTCCCAACATGGAGACAAGGATTTGCTGGAAACATTTATCCAGTTCCTTCGGTTGGTAGGTCACAAGTAGGTTCTTATACAACGGCCGAACTTCTTCCCCTGCAGTCCGCAGACCATCTGGACGTCCTAGGAAGGTTTGCATAA